Proteins encoded in a region of the Neodiprion virginianus isolate iyNeoVirg1 chromosome 2, iyNeoVirg1.1, whole genome shotgun sequence genome:
- the LOC124299134 gene encoding exportin-2 gives MELTEENLLTLSVYLKETLDPDVNVRRPAEKFLESVEVNQNYPLLLLHLINKAEVDLVIRITGAVTFKNYIKRNWKIDEDTGDRIHMQDRQAVKRLIMNLMLHSPESIQKQLSDAVSIIGRHDFPEKWPELIDQMVEKFNTGDFHVINGVLHTAHSLFKRYRYEFKSQSLWTEIKLVLDQFAKPLTDLFLATMNLAQVHANNIEALKIIYNSLVILCKVFYSLNFQDLPEYFEDNMNAWMTNFHILLTVDVPALKTADDEEAGVIEQLKSQVCDNVGLYAQKYDEEFQPFLPQFVTAIWNLLTSTGQQPKFDSLVSNALQFLATVADRAQYRYLFENPTTLGSICEKVIIPNMEFRESDNELFEDNPEEYIRRDIEGSDVDTRRRAACDLVKVLSKYFEAKIMEIFGSYIQLMLQNYAEKPTENWRSKDAALYLVTSSASKGQTQKHGVTQSSDLVSLPQFAAQHIEPELAKLNVNEVPVLKADAIKFIMIFRSVLPKELVIGSLPHLVRHLAASSSVVHSYAACAIEKILTLKGPDGGLLVQGEVLGSLAAELFKGLFATLETQGSEENEYAMKAVMRTFYILQERVVPFLGDLLPKLTEKLTIVARNPRRPHFNHYLFETLSLSIKIVCKTNPAAVSSFEQALFPVFQGILQQDIQEFIPYVFQILSLLLELQTAPDIPEPYMALFPCLLAPVLFERQANIHPLTRLLQAFVSHGPHQIIAQNKISGLLGVFQKLISSKANDDEGFHLMQTIIEHFPPNALESYMKQVFVLLFQRLTSSKTTKYVKGLIVFFATYAVKYGASNLVAIIDQIQPQMFGMVVERVFITDLQKVCGESERKITAVGISNLLIDCPEMLNSPYNAYYPRLLATLVEFFELPQDESILPEDQAFAEVDDAPGYQAAYSRLIYAGNPKKDPLQSIGDVRLYLAQGLGKLSPGQLPGLLGQIPEPNANHLRSYLQTAGIGVA, from the exons ATGGAGCTAACCGAAGAAAACCTTTTAACGCTAAGTGTGTATCTCAAGGAAACACTCGACCCTGATGTCAACGTCAGGCGACCCG ctgaaaaatttctggAATCGGTCGAAGTGAACCAAAATTATCCCTTGCTACTGCTTCATCTGATCAACAAGGCTGAAGTTGATTTGGTCATTAGGATCACCGGCGCAGtcacatttaaaaattatatcaaacggAACTGGAAAATC GATGAAGATACCGGAGATCGCATACACATGCAAGATCGCCAAGCTGTGAAGCGATTGATAATGAACTTGATGCTTCACTCGCCAGAGTCAATCCAGAAACAGTTATCGGATGCTGTTTCCATCATTGGTAGACACGATTTCCCTGAGAAATGGCCAGAGCTCATAGATCAGATGGTTGAAAAGTTTAATACCGGTGACTTCCATGTTATAAACGGTGTTCTTCACACCGCTCACTCTCTATTCAAGAGATATAGATACGAATTCAAGAGCCAGAGCCTTTGGACTGAGATCAAATTAGTACTAGACCAATTCGCCAAACCCTTGACCGATCTTTTTTTG GCAACCATGAATCTTGCTCAAGTACATGCAAACAACATTGAAGCcttgaaaattatatacaaCTCCCTGGTCATTCTGTGCAAAGTATTTTATTCCCTGAATTTTCAG GACTTGCCTGAATACTTTGAGGACAACATGAATGCTTGGATGACCAACTTCCACATTCTGCTTACTGTAGATGTTCCAGCGTTGAAAACAGCG GATGACGAGGAGGCTGGAGTAATTGAACAGTTGAAATCTCAGGTGTGCGACAATGTCGGTCTATATGCCCAGAAATATGACGAAGAATTCCAGCCGTTCTTGCCCCAATTTGTTACCGCAATTTGGAATCTCCTTACGTCGACTGGACAACAACCAAAATTCGATTCg CTGGTATCTAACGCTCTGCAATTTTTGGCCACAGTCGCCGATCGAGCACAGTACAGGTATTTGTTTGAGAATCCGACAACTTTAGGAAGTATATGTGAAAAAGTGATCATACCAAACATGGAGTTTAGAG AATCcgacaatgaattatttgagGATAATCCAGAAGAATACATAAGACGTGATATTGAGGGCAGTGACGTTGACACGAGGCGACGCGCTGCCTGCGACCTCGTGaaagttttatcaaaatattttgaggCAAAAATTATGGAGATTTTCGGATCCTACATCCAG TTAATGCTGCAAAATTATGCTGAAAAACCAACAGAAAATTGGCGTAGCAAGGATGCGGCTCTGTACTTGGTCACGAGTAGTGCTAGCAAGGGTCAAACCCAAAAGCATGGAGTAACCCAGAGTAGTGATTTGGTATCGCTGCCTCAGTTTGCGGCTCAACATATTGAGCCAGAACTAGCAAAACTGAATG ttaACGAAGTTCCGGTTCTGAAAGCAGACGCAATCAAATTCATAATGATCTTCAGGTCCGTGTTACCCAAGGAATTGGTCATCGGTAGTCTGCCTCATTTAGTCAGACATCTCGCCGCTTCCAGTTCCGTTGTTCACAGTTACGCAGCTTGTGCTATTGAGAAAATACTTACTTTGAAGGGACCTGACGGAGGTCTTTT AGTCCAGGGAGAAGTGCTCGGATCTCTGGCGGCTGAATTGTTCAAGGGATTGTTCGCTACTCTAGAGACTCAAGGCTCGGAGGAAAATGAATACGCGATGAAAGCTGTGATGAGAACGTTTTACATTTTGCAAGAGAGAGTTGTACCATTCCTAGGCGACTTGCTACCTAAACTGACGGAAAAGCTTACCATTGTAGCGAGAAATCCTAGGAGACCGCATTTCAATCACTATTTATTCGAGACTCTTAGTTTATCCATAAA AATTGTATGCAAAACGAACCCAGCTGCTGTCTCTTCTTTTGAACAGGCTCTGTTTCCAGTTTTTCAAGGAATCTTACAACAAGATATTCAGG AATTCATTCCCTACGTTTTCCAAATTCTTTCCCTTCTACTCGAACTCCAAACAGCTCCAGACATTCCGGAGCCATACATGGCGCTTTTCCCATGTCTGCTAGCTCCTGTCCTTTTTGAACGCCAAGCCAATATCCACCCACTGACCAGATTGCTTCAGGCATTTGTCAGCCACGGTCCTCACCAAATTATTGCCCAAAACAAGATCAGCGGCCTGTTGGGTGTCTTCCAGAAACTAATTTCATCTAAGGCTAATGACGATGAAGGATTTCATCTGATGCAAACGATAATCGAACACTTTCCTCC aaaCGCGCTTGAGTCTTACATGAAGCAAGTGTTTGTGCTGCTTTTCCAAAGACTAACATCCTCAAAAACAACTAAATATGTAAAAGGTCTCATCGTATTTTTCGCAACGTACGCTGTCAAGTACGGAGCCAGTAATTTGGTTGCGATAATCGACCAAATTCAGCCACA AATGTTTGGCATGGTTGTAGAGCGTGTGTTCATTACAGATTTACAAAAGGTATGTGGTGAATctgagagaaaaattacagCCGTCGGAATCTCAAATTTACTCATAGATTGTCCGGAAATGTTGAACAGTCCATACAATGCCTACTACCCTCGGCTCTTGGCCACTTTGGTCGAGTTCTTTGAGCTTCCTCAAGACGAGAGCATTCTACCCGAGGATCAGGCTTTCGCTGAGGTCGACGATGCTCCCGGATACCAAGCAGCCTACAGCAGGCTTATTTATGCCGGGAATCCTAAAAAAGATCCGCTCCAAA GCATCGGTGATGTGCGGCTCTATCTGGCACAAGGTCTTGGTAAACTATCGCCAGGCCAGCTTCCTGGTCTGCTTGGTCAGATTCCAGAACCTAACGCTAATCATCTAAGGAGTTATCTCCAAACAGCCGGTATTGGCGTTGCATAA